The following proteins are encoded in a genomic region of Helicobacter macacae MIT 99-5501:
- a CDS encoding propionyl-CoA synthetase: MGIIYDETYKRSIENPEAFWAEAAQKVHWYNEWDNVLDDSGEHYRWFVGGCMNTCYNALDLHIHHGRGDQLALIYDSPVTDTKKKYTYKQLRDRVAKTAGILANKGVVKGDRVIIYMPMIPEAVIAMLACARLGAIHSVVFGGFASHELAMRIEDAKPRVIMTASCGIEVSNIIEYKPILDEAIKKSQHKPTTCIVWQRPQYKASMLPWRDVDWEVEEEKTHPVEPVPVLATDPLYILYTSGTTGTPKGVIRSNGGHSVAMKWSMDNIYNAKEGDVFFTASDVGWVVGHSYIVYAPLMNGCTTIVYEGKPVRTPNPASFWRIIDEYKVNILFSAPTAFRAIKREDSKGELAKKYNLDSLRSIFVAGERCDSDTLKWIAKVTGKPVIDNWWQTETGWAIAANPMGLDPMPVKPGSPTKPTPGFNLKVLGEDGKELKAGKKGALCIKLPLPPACLMGIWENEERYRKGYLEHFKGYYLTGDTGYIDKDGYVYVLGRMDGIINVAGHRLSTGEMEEVISKHPDVAECAVIGVNDELKGEIPFGFIVLKQGIERDHKGIVDGVVSLVRHEIGAVASFKTAAVVNALPKTRSGKILRKTLREIADGVEYAIPATIEDVSVLDSCKEAIAKLGYPKEAKKEEPSAK; encoded by the coding sequence ATGGGAATAATTTATGATGAAACATACAAACGGTCAATAGAAAATCCAGAGGCTTTTTGGGCAGAGGCAGCCCAAAAAGTGCATTGGTATAATGAATGGGACAATGTGCTTGATGATAGTGGCGAGCATTATAGGTGGTTTGTAGGGGGCTGTATGAATACCTGCTACAACGCGCTTGACTTGCACATTCATCACGGCAGAGGCGACCAGCTAGCCCTCATCTATGACTCCCCCGTAACAGACACAAAGAAAAAATACACCTACAAGCAGCTACGCGATAGGGTGGCAAAGACAGCGGGGATTTTGGCAAACAAAGGCGTAGTCAAAGGCGATAGAGTCATCATCTATATGCCGATGATTCCAGAGGCAGTGATTGCTATGCTTGCGTGTGCGAGGCTTGGGGCGATTCATAGCGTGGTGTTTGGGGGGTTTGCCTCCCACGAGCTAGCGATGAGGATAGAGGACGCAAAGCCCCGCGTGATAATGACAGCAAGCTGTGGAATCGAGGTAAGCAATATCATTGAGTATAAGCCTATCTTAGATGAAGCAATCAAAAAATCCCAACATAAGCCCACTACTTGTATCGTGTGGCAACGACCGCAGTATAAGGCAAGTATGCTTCCTTGGAGAGATGTCGATTGGGAAGTGGAGGAGGAGAAAACCCACCCCGTAGAGCCTGTGCCTGTGCTCGCAACCGACCCGCTTTATATCCTCTACACTTCGGGCACGACAGGCACGCCAAAGGGCGTTATCCGCTCAAATGGTGGGCATTCTGTGGCGATGAAGTGGAGTATGGATAATATCTATAACGCCAAAGAGGGCGATGTCTTTTTCACTGCTTCTGATGTAGGCTGGGTGGTTGGACACTCATATATCGTGTATGCGCCACTTATGAATGGTTGCACTACGATTGTCTATGAGGGCAAGCCCGTGCGCACGCCAAATCCTGCGAGCTTTTGGAGAATCATCGATGAATACAAAGTCAATATTTTGTTTTCCGCGCCTACGGCATTTCGTGCGATTAAGCGAGAAGATTCTAAAGGCGAGCTAGCCAAAAAATACAACCTTGATAGCTTGCGAAGTATTTTTGTCGCGGGCGAGCGGTGCGATAGCGATACGCTAAAGTGGATTGCAAAGGTTACAGGCAAGCCTGTGATTGATAATTGGTGGCAGACAGAGACAGGCTGGGCGATAGCGGCAAATCCTATGGGGCTAGACCCTATGCCTGTCAAGCCCGGAAGCCCTACTAAGCCTACACCGGGGTTTAATCTAAAAGTGCTAGGCGAAGATGGCAAAGAGCTAAAAGCGGGCAAAAAAGGTGCGCTGTGTATTAAGCTACCGCTTCCGCCTGCGTGCCTAATGGGAATCTGGGAAAATGAGGAGCGGTATCGCAAGGGCTATTTGGAGCATTTCAAAGGCTACTACCTCACAGGCGACACAGGCTATATCGACAAAGACGGCTATGTCTATGTGCTAGGGCGAATGGACGGCATAATCAATGTCGCTGGGCACAGACTATCCACAGGCGAAATGGAGGAAGTCATCTCTAAGCACCCCGATGTCGCAGAATGCGCGGTAATCGGCGTGAATGATGAGCTAAAGGGCGAGATTCCATTTGGCTTTATCGTGCTAAAGCAAGGAATCGAGCGCGACCACAAGGGAATCGTAGATGGCGTGGTTTCTCTTGTGCGCCACGAAATCGGCGCGGTAGCGTCATTTAAAACCGCAGCGGTGGTAAATGCCCTGCCAAAAACGCGAAGTGGCAAAATCTTGCGCAAGACTTTGCGAGAAATCGCTGATGGCGTAGAATACGCTATCCCTGCGACTATCGAAGATGTGAGTGTGCTTGATAGTTGCAAGGAGGCAATCGCAAAACTTGGCTACCCAAAAGAGGCTAAAAAAGAAGAGCCAAGCGCGAAGTAG
- a CDS encoding flagellin A — translation MAFQINTNVMALNAHVQGVGTQWNLKNSLEKLSSGLRINKAADDASGMIIADSLRTQASALGQAIQNTNEGMGIIQIADKAMDEMLKILDTVKTKAIQAAQDGQTSVSRKAIQNDIIRLVQGLDMVGNTTAYNGQALLSGQWTNKEFQVGAYSNQSIKASIGATTSDKIGQVRLETGAMITASGEVAIKFRQVDGVNDVQLESVKISHTAGTGLGNLAEVINKTADKTGIRANAVVLSTSDQEIQAGEMLGVVINGFSLGDIKGIKQADSDGRLVQAFNAATAETGVEAFADNEGRLNLRSIDGRGIVLQAGTPVGGGKQTGGPKAIEKMNGQVLTGPGSVNYGRLALVRQDSRDILVSGTGNLASTGYAAGQAVAETVVNLRDVLGLFKEDARSAAGANENNAAVARNQVLGAGVTTLRGAMVVIDIADSATKTLDKIRADLGSVQGQMIATVNNISTTQVNVKAAESGIREVDFARESTEFNKWTILAQSGSYALSQANAAQQNLLRLLS, via the coding sequence ATGGCTTTTCAAATTAACACGAATGTCATGGCACTAAATGCCCATGTGCAAGGTGTAGGAACACAATGGAATCTCAAGAACTCTCTTGAGAAACTAAGCTCAGGTCTTCGTATCAATAAGGCAGCTGATGATGCTTCTGGTATGATTATTGCGGACTCTTTGCGCACTCAAGCAAGCGCGCTAGGACAAGCTATCCAAAACACAAACGAGGGTATGGGTATTATCCAAATCGCTGATAAAGCGATGGACGAAATGCTTAAAATCCTTGACACTGTGAAAACCAAAGCTATCCAAGCAGCCCAAGATGGACAAACTTCCGTTTCTCGTAAGGCAATCCAAAACGACATTATCCGCTTGGTGCAAGGTCTAGATATGGTGGGTAACACTACCGCTTACAACGGACAAGCTCTTTTGTCTGGTCAATGGACTAACAAAGAATTCCAAGTAGGTGCGTATTCTAACCAATCTATCAAAGCCTCTATCGGTGCGACTACTTCTGACAAAATCGGGCAAGTTCGCCTTGAGACAGGTGCGATGATTACCGCTTCTGGTGAAGTGGCTATCAAATTCCGCCAAGTCGATGGTGTCAATGATGTCCAGCTAGAATCTGTCAAAATCTCTCACACTGCAGGCACAGGGCTAGGAAACCTAGCAGAAGTCATCAACAAAACTGCTGATAAAACAGGTATCCGCGCTAATGCTGTCGTGCTTTCTACCTCCGACCAAGAAATCCAAGCAGGTGAAATGCTAGGCGTTGTCATCAATGGATTTTCACTAGGCGACATCAAAGGTATCAAGCAAGCTGATAGCGATGGAAGACTAGTCCAAGCATTTAACGCTGCAACTGCTGAAACAGGTGTGGAAGCATTTGCTGACAATGAAGGACGACTAAACTTGCGCTCTATTGATGGACGCGGTATCGTGCTTCAAGCTGGCACTCCTGTGGGTGGCGGTAAGCAAACAGGTGGTCCAAAAGCTATCGAAAAGATGAACGGACAAGTCCTAACAGGACCGGGTTCTGTGAATTATGGTAGATTGGCACTTGTGCGACAAGACTCTCGCGATATCCTTGTATCTGGGACAGGTAACCTTGCTTCCACAGGATATGCAGCTGGACAAGCCGTAGCTGAAACAGTTGTAAACCTACGCGATGTGCTAGGGCTATTTAAAGAAGACGCTCGCTCTGCTGCTGGTGCAAACGAAAACAACGCGGCTGTGGCAAGAAATCAAGTGCTAGGTGCTGGTGTAACAACCTTAAGAGGTGCTATGGTGGTTATCGACATAGCAGACTCTGCGACAAAGACACTTGACAAAATCCGCGCTGACTTGGGTTCTGTGCAAGGGCAAATGATTGCAACTGTAAATAACATCTCCACTACACAAGTGAATGTAAAAGCAGCTGAAAGTGGAATCCGCGAAGTGGATTTCGCTAGAGAATCAACAGAGTTCAACAAGTGGACGATTCTCGCACAATCTGGTAGTTACGCGCTAAGCCAAGCAAACGCAGCACAACAAAATCTACTAAGGCTTCTCTCTTAA
- a CDS encoding argininosuccinate synthase, which translates to MAKSAKTTTKSTKKSIKKVVLAYSGGLDTSVILKWLSDEYGCEVITFTADIGQGEEVSPARAKAIKLGIKPKNIFIEDLREEFIADFVFPMFRANAIYEGEYLLGTSIARPLIAKRLVEIARKVGADAIAHGATGKGNDQVRFELGAYALNPDIKVIAPWREWNLNSREKLLAYAAKHQIPIEKKKNASPYSMDANLLHISYEGQNLENPSQAPKDDMWRWSVSPKNAPDKSQIITIDFVNGDGIAIDGKKLSPAKFWSKLNELGSKHGIGRLDLVENRFVGMKSRGCYETPAGTIYLKAHRAIESLTLDREVAHLKDEIMPRYASLIYNGFWFSDERRALQALIDYTQKRVSGRVRVELYKGNVIILGRESNNSLFNAAYSTFEEDSVYDQKDAAGFIKLNALRFIIAGKADKSNTNKAKSRKTRKKS; encoded by the coding sequence ATGGCAAAATCTGCTAAAACCACCACAAAAAGCACCAAAAAATCCATAAAAAAAGTAGTCCTTGCTTATTCGGGCGGACTTGACACAAGCGTGATACTCAAATGGCTAAGCGATGAGTATGGCTGCGAAGTCATCACTTTCACCGCAGATATAGGGCAAGGCGAGGAAGTCTCTCCTGCTAGAGCAAAAGCCATAAAGCTAGGAATCAAGCCAAAAAATATCTTTATTGAGGATTTGCGCGAAGAGTTTATCGCTGATTTTGTGTTTCCTATGTTTCGTGCAAATGCGATATATGAGGGCGAATATTTGCTAGGCACGAGTATCGCTCGCCCCCTTATCGCCAAGCGACTTGTAGAAATTGCTCGCAAAGTCGGTGCAGACGCCATAGCACACGGCGCGACAGGCAAAGGCAACGACCAAGTGCGCTTCGAGCTAGGGGCTTACGCGCTAAACCCAGATATAAAAGTCATAGCCCCGTGGCGTGAGTGGAATCTAAACAGCCGAGAAAAGCTCCTAGCCTACGCAGCCAAGCACCAAATCCCTATCGAAAAAAAGAAAAATGCCTCGCCCTACTCAATGGATGCAAATCTATTGCACATAAGCTATGAGGGGCAAAATCTAGAAAACCCAAGTCAAGCACCAAAAGATGATATGTGGCGTTGGAGTGTCAGCCCCAAAAACGCCCCAGACAAATCCCAAATCATCACTATTGATTTTGTAAATGGCGATGGCATAGCAATCGATGGCAAAAAGCTAAGTCCTGCGAAATTTTGGAGCAAGCTAAATGAACTAGGTAGCAAGCACGGAATCGGGCGACTTGACTTGGTGGAAAATCGCTTTGTGGGTATGAAATCACGCGGCTGCTATGAAACCCCCGCAGGCACAATCTACCTAAAAGCCCACCGCGCAATAGAATCTCTAACCCTAGATAGAGAAGTCGCCCACCTAAAAGATGAGATAATGCCAAGATATGCAAGCCTTATTTATAATGGATTTTGGTTTAGCGATGAGAGACGCGCACTCCAAGCCCTAATCGACTACACCCAAAAGCGCGTAAGCGGACGCGTGCGCGTAGAGCTATACAAAGGCAATGTAATCATTCTAGGCAGAGAGTCAAACAACTCGCTATTTAACGCTGCGTATAGCACATTTGAAGAAGACAGCGTATATGACCAAAAAGACGCCGCAGGATTTATCAAGCTAAATGCACTACGCTTCATCATCGCAGGAAAAGCAGATAAATCAAACACAAACAAAGCAAAATCTAGAAAGACACGCAAAAAGTCTTAA
- a CDS encoding HipA domain-containing protein: MKYLLKNKDKIVLEFEVSINTQTYQGISRQYATIKNTKAINDDLLPRSMNDLDSLQKWIEKRKIPKNRAFVNDILKTLGVDSDGNFMAYIDISLGLSLNDSYWIVPSDRKYKWSDFNLYDNEFEKALALVAFSGGNYKANKITSSPEYTTNGMLKKCWHREDRGIYLYKGSSEKYANGGKESYAEYYMAQIAESLGFKHISYDLREFHGQLVSTCPIFTNENEGYLNIYDCLDKDIRQSYKFKLIEPIQKVYGKGSFEDLMLFDALICNVDRHLGNFGMIVDNNTNEILRPAPIFDNGFSMINILTQDELSDIPSAITNMQHSFFDFSFDEQLKLFVQPRHIPNLEKLQTFEFKKHKEFNLPDEWLESIQKAIQDRAKLAIELCHKKPTIHTNQ; encoded by the coding sequence ATGAAATATCTGCTAAAAAACAAAGATAAGATTGTTTTGGAATTTGAAGTAAGTATAAATACACAAACTTATCAAGGTATTTCAAGGCAATATGCCACCATAAAAAATACAAAAGCCATAAACGATGATTTATTGCCACGCTCAATGAATGATTTAGATTCTTTGCAAAAATGGATAGAAAAACGAAAAATCCCAAAAAATCGAGCTTTTGTCAATGATATTTTAAAAACGCTAGGCGTAGATTCGGATGGTAATTTTATGGCATATATAGATATATCGCTAGGATTATCACTCAATGATTCTTATTGGATAGTGCCTAGCGATAGGAAATACAAATGGAGTGATTTTAATCTCTATGATAATGAATTTGAAAAGGCACTAGCCTTAGTAGCATTTAGTGGTGGTAACTACAAAGCAAACAAAATCACTAGCTCTCCTGAATACACCACAAATGGAATGCTAAAAAAATGCTGGCATAGAGAAGATAGAGGAATCTATCTCTACAAAGGCTCTAGCGAAAAATACGCAAATGGCGGGAAAGAATCTTACGCAGAATACTATATGGCACAAATCGCAGAATCTCTAGGATTTAAACACATTTCTTATGATTTGAGAGAATTTCACGGACAGCTTGTAAGCACTTGCCCTATCTTTACTAATGAAAATGAGGGATATTTAAATATTTATGATTGCTTAGATAAAGACATAAGGCAGTCATATAAGTTTAAGCTAATAGAGCCGATTCAAAAAGTGTATGGAAAGGGTAGCTTTGAAGATTTAATGCTATTTGACGCGCTCATTTGCAATGTCGATAGGCATTTAGGCAATTTTGGAATGATAGTAGACAACAACACAAATGAGATTTTGCGCCCTGCACCGATATTTGATAATGGATTTTCTATGATAAATATCCTAACGCAAGATGAGCTAAGCGACATTCCAAGTGCTATTACAAATATGCAGCACAGCTTTTTTGATTTTAGCTTCGATGAGCAACTAAAATTATTTGTCCAGCCACGCCATATCCCAAACCTAGAAAAACTACAAACCTTTGAATTTAAAAAACATAAAGAATTTAACCTCCCTGATGAATGGCTAGAATCTATCCAAAAAGCTATCCAAGATAGAGCCAAACTAGCAATAGAACTATGTCATAAAAAACCAACAATCCACACAAACCAATAA
- a CDS encoding LPD3 domain-containing protein, with the protein METITITTQGTQNIRDLRSEAHRAIDSILNQKITNKNDGRVAQLSANGRDKILSGEALKKSINNDFSKEEHFKASKHIKELYENSILQKSHQDTKSKDIKQTHRYLADTKINNKEAQVLLTIREVIEHGNRIYSLELQEIRPMPNAKPTPS; encoded by the coding sequence ATGGAAACTATAACGATAACAACACAAGGCACGCAAAATATAAGAGATTTGCGCAGTGAAGCACACAGAGCAATCGACAGCATACTAAACCAAAAAATCACAAACAAAAATGACGGACGAGTAGCGCAACTAAGTGCAAATGGTAGAGATAAAATACTAAGTGGCGAGGCACTAAAAAAATCCATAAACAACGACTTTAGCAAAGAGGAACATTTCAAAGCAAGCAAACACATAAAAGAGCTTTATGAAAATTCAATATTGCAAAAAAGCCACCAAGACACAAAAAGCAAGGATATAAAACAAACGCATAGATATTTGGCAGATACGAAAATAAACAATAAAGAAGCACAAGTATTATTAACTATAAGAGAAGTCATAGAGCACGGAAACAGGATTTATTCACTAGAGTTGCAAGAAATACGCCCTATGCCAAATGCCAAGCCCACACCAAGCTAA
- a CDS encoding carbon-nitrogen hydrolase, producing MSAQKVKITVIQHSYKGSFRATQDFIAKEIRQATKNDSAKNSAKNDTKSDTNSVSTSSKIPHIIALQELHSNLYFCQSENVDTFDLAESFDDEVAFFSSLAKECGVVIITSLFEKRAKGLYHNTAVVFEKDGQIAGKYRKMHIPDDPSFYEKFYFTQGDLGFEPIDTSAGRLGVLVCWDQWYPEAARIMALRGADMLFYPTAIGFTPSNDSEEKSRQLDAWRTIQRAHSIANALPTIAINRVGFEPDSSGVGEGIEFWGHSFISGAQGEILAHLGDKEGILECEVDLSRTQDVRRIWPFLRDRRIDAYKPILKRFCR from the coding sequence ATGTCCGCGCAAAAAGTAAAAATCACAGTGATTCAGCATAGCTACAAAGGTAGCTTTCGCGCTACGCAGGATTTCATCGCCAAAGAGATTAGACAAGCCACAAAAAACGATAGCGCAAAAAATAGCGCGAAAAACGACACAAAAAGCGATACAAATAGTGTGAGCACAAGTAGCAAAATCCCTCACATTATCGCCTTGCAAGAATTGCACTCAAATCTTTACTTTTGTCAAAGTGAAAATGTAGATACTTTTGACTTGGCAGAATCTTTTGATGATGAGGTTGCCTTTTTTTCCTCACTTGCAAAAGAATGTGGCGTGGTAATCATCACTTCGCTTTTTGAGAAGCGGGCAAAAGGGCTATATCATAATACCGCCGTAGTTTTTGAAAAAGACGGGCAAATCGCAGGAAAATATCGCAAGATGCACATACCCGATGACCCAAGTTTTTATGAGAAATTTTACTTTACGCAGGGGGATTTGGGCTTTGAGCCTATTGATACGAGTGCGGGTAGGCTAGGTGTGCTAGTGTGCTGGGACCAGTGGTATCCAGAGGCGGCGCGGATTATGGCTTTGAGGGGGGCTGATATGCTTTTTTATCCCACTGCGATTGGGTTTACCCCAAGTAATGATAGTGAGGAAAAATCCCGTCAGCTAGATGCGTGGCGCACGATACAGAGAGCGCACAGCATTGCAAATGCCCTCCCTACTATCGCTATAAACCGCGTAGGCTTTGAGCCTGATAGTAGCGGAGTGGGCGAGGGGATAGAGTTTTGGGGACATAGCTTCATTAGCGGTGCACAAGGCGAGATTTTGGCTCATCTTGGCGACAAAGAGGGGATTTTGGAATGTGAGGTGGATTTGTCCCGCACCCAAGATGTCCGCAGAATCTGGCCATTCTTACGCGATAGACGAATCGATGCTTACAAGCCGATTTTGAAGCGATTTTGTCGCTAG
- a CDS encoding tRNA threonylcarbamoyladenosine dehydratase — protein MTSPKPIPLEEQIILQGSSTDRFSRSKILFGEYYPKIANARVLILGTGGVGGFVLDALYRTGISHITIVDKDCFEVSNQNRQIGSERIGEPKVRVLEQLYEGVKGIEATLDEELIEVLGLNKPIIDFDYVVDAIDDIDAKVLVAQACKNLPYGRHISSMGSGKKINPLNIRVGNIWITHGDKFARKFRAYLKKAGFDGNFKVVFSSERAHCSLLGSFEAVTASFGLQIASEIIQDIIIRENRCLPQQQPQLEI, from the coding sequence ATGACTAGCCCAAAACCAATACCACTTGAGGAACAAATCATACTTCAAGGGAGTTCTACTGATAGATTTTCGCGCTCCAAAATCCTTTTTGGCGAGTATTATCCAAAAATCGCAAATGCCCGCGTGCTGATACTTGGCACGGGTGGTGTAGGGGGATTTGTCCTAGACGCGCTATATCGCACAGGCATTAGCCATATCACTATTGTAGATAAAGACTGCTTTGAGGTAAGCAACCAAAATCGTCAAATCGGCTCGGAGCGCATAGGCGAGCCAAAAGTGCGCGTCCTAGAGCAACTATATGAGGGAGTCAAAGGCATAGAAGCCACGCTAGATGAGGAGCTAATCGAAGTGCTAGGGCTAAATAAGCCAATCATAGATTTTGACTATGTTGTCGATGCGATTGATGATATAGACGCAAAAGTCCTAGTCGCACAAGCGTGCAAAAACCTCCCTTACGGACGACACATATCCTCTATGGGTAGTGGTAAAAAGATAAACCCTCTTAATATCCGCGTTGGCAATATTTGGATTACTCACGGGGATAAGTTCGCAAGGAAATTCCGTGCATATCTAAAAAAAGCTGGCTTTGATGGGAATTTCAAAGTAGTCTTTAGCTCTGAAAGGGCGCATTGCTCTTTGCTAGGGAGCTTTGAAGCGGTTACAGCGAGCTTTGGGCTACAAATCGCAAGTGAGATTATACAAGACATCATCATAAGGGAGAATCGATGTTTGCCACAGCAACAACCACAGCTAGAAATATAG
- a CDS encoding class II aldolase/adducin family protein — translation MNIHIKHTDTELIHRLCKVSSSLFQSGLFGIFYGSISARLSKENFLINRKDALLDSMDLDSFMLLHDKEDYRWKEASLDSYIHASIYRNFLDAQFVICAYTPFASAYSLKRTSLIPNDYLGYKVLGKQCPILDSKDYDTLYERVDTDIVRYFKTHKSNFVIIKGFGIYAYGRDLNAVVKLIATAEHSCKISLFSESINELYTDESQFEV, via the coding sequence ATGAATATCCACATTAAGCACACTGATACCGAGCTGATACATAGGCTTTGCAAGGTTTCTTCCTCTCTTTTTCAAAGCGGGCTTTTTGGGATTTTTTATGGCAGTATTTCTGCAAGGCTTAGCAAAGAAAATTTCCTCATCAATCGCAAAGATGCCTTGCTAGATTCTATGGATTTGGATTCGTTTATGCTACTGCACGACAAAGAGGACTACCGCTGGAAAGAAGCAAGCCTTGATAGCTATATTCACGCAAGCATTTATCGCAATTTTTTAGACGCGCAGTTTGTGATTTGTGCGTATACCCCGTTTGCTAGTGCTTACTCGCTAAAGCGCACTAGCCTTATCCCAAATGACTATTTGGGCTACAAAGTGCTAGGCAAGCAATGCCCGATTTTGGATAGCAAAGACTATGATACCCTCTATGAGCGCGTGGATACGGATATTGTGCGGTATTTCAAAACACACAAAAGCAATTTTGTCATCATAAAGGGCTTTGGGATTTATGCCTATGGACGCGATTTAAACGCTGTGGTGAAGCTCATAGCCACAGCAGAGCATAGCTGCAAAATCTCACTATTTAGCGAATCCATAAACGAGCTATACACTGATGAATCTCAATTTGAAGTCTAG